The DNA region CTGATCTTGTTTGAAATCTTCATATCGAATAATCATCCCGTAAGGTACTAACTCCATAAATTTTTGATAGCTAGCATACTTTTGATTCCACATATCTAGTACATTGGCATAATCTTCAATAGGATATTTCAGAAAGTCTTTAAAGCCATATCTATGAATCAACGCATCGTAATCACAGTATGGCCGGCGATGCATTGCAGCAGCCCATTCATAAGGATGACGTACAGTAATAAGAAATAAAGTATTTAGAACTAATGGCTCGCTCTGAAGCTCTTTTACTGAAGGAGCTTTTCTATGCTTCCAACCCAAAAAATCATAATATCGATAGTCTAAATTAAAGTTTTGAATGATGAGTTTAGCTATTATATTTGTCGCAGTATGACGCTCACCAAAAATTTTAAATTGAGTAATTGAGCTTTTATCTTGAAACATTATAATGACATAAACATAAAGAATTTATTCAGAAATCAAACTTACTAACCAGTGCAAGTTTATGAAAATATAGCAACATTTCAACTCAAATTAGATGTCAATTAATACAATATCAACGTAAAAGAAATCAAGCAATTAATTTGTTAATGATTTTTTTGTATCCATTAATATTCCTTTTGTTGCTTACGCTGAATTTATTCAGCGCTTTTGCTGCTTGCTTAGCATATTCTTCAAGGCGAGAGTCATGATTTTCCAGAGCCTCTTTCAAAGCCTCAGCGCCTTTCTTAACATCGAAATTAGGATAGTAATATCCGTATTCTTTGAGTGTATCTGAATTATGTATGAGCGGAATATTATAGTAGAGCGCATCTAAATAAAGATAATTTAATGAGCATAGATGCTGGTGACTAACAATGAAATCACAATCAAAATGAAGAATATCTGGAACCGCAAAGCGAGCTTCCGAAGTGAACAAAGACTTTCCCTCAAAATAGTTGAACAAGTGCTGAAAGGCCTGTCTTTCCCGAAGATTATTTGAACAATATATTCGAACAGTTTTGCGCTTAAGAGCTTTTTTATCCTGACTGTAGAGCGATTCTACAATACTAACTGGAATAACTGCATTTTTTACAAGATTTATATTCGCTTCTAATATCCCAATATGCTTGTCACTTTCGGGAGAATATTGAGGATCAAAATCAGGATTGTTTTTTTTCCTCAAGTTCTCAAGTTTTTGTAAAAACCATGGTTCATATATGTACGGGAGAATAGCTACGTTAGATTTTGTTAATGTTTCCACATATTCTTTATGATAAGCATGTTGGGGATTAATCCACTGCTCATCAATGATACCCGGTGCATACATAGGTAGTGCACCAACATAACGATCTTTTATATTATAGATAATATCTTCCATCAGTCCCCACATCACAATGCCGACTAATAAGTTAACAAACTTAGTAGAAAAGCGTTCTTTAATTGCTTTGATGAAATTTTCAGGTAAGTATGATTCTGCGTGAATCAGAACATCATATTGAACAGGATTATTTAGTTTGGGGTCTAAGGCTTTTAGCTCTACTAAAGGAGTATCGTCGTTTAACTGATTCTGATTCTGAATAGACTCATCTAAACAACTATCGGAAACAAGAACGTAAGAAACTTCATACTCTGGGATAGAGCGAAGCAAAGAAACAAGATAATAAGTGTTTTGTTCTAACCCAGAATTGAATTTTGTATTTAATCCCTGATATTTAGAGACTACAAAACCAATTTTGATTTTATTCATTACATTAATACTGTGTTGAGAGAACGACAAATAATTTTTGAAGCTAATTATCTAATTAAAAAATATAAATAACTAATATATGTGCTTGCAACTAGTCTAAATCAATTCATTATTATTTTTGATGATTTTCAAGGCTAATACTCTGTAAGAAATCATTTAGCGAGAAGTGAGCGAATAAGATTTTTATATCCGTCAATATTTTGTTGATTTCTCGTACTAAACTGATATAAGGCTTTTTTCGCCGAGCTATCATATGCCTCAATATAAGAATTATGATTTTCTAATGCATTCTTCAAAGCTTGAGCACCTTTTCTGATATCAAAATCAGGATAATAGTACCCATAATCTTTAAGCATATCAGAGTTATGAATAAGAGGAATATTGTAATAAAGCGCATCAAGATAAAGGTAGTTTAATTCATTCGAATGCTGATGACTAATAATGAAATCGCAATTGTAGTGAAGAATATCTACTATAGTAAAACGAGGGTTAGCAGTAAATAGTGATTTGCTTTTAAAATATCCAAATAATCGTTGGAAAGATCGATGCTTAACCAAATGGTCAGCTCCATAAATTAACACGGCTCTCTCTTCGAACAACTCTTTATTAATGCAGTAAAGTTGCTCTATGATACATGCTGGTATTACTGCGTTTTTCGTGACACTAATATTGGGTTCTAGTATTCCAATATTTTTCCTTGTACTAGTACAGTAATAAGACGAAAAATTAGAGTTTTGTTCTTTTCGTGAATTCTCTAATTTCTGTAAAAACCAGGGCTCGTATAAATAAGGGATAATCATTACTGGAGATTTGGTTAGAGTCTCAAGAAATGTTTTCTGATAAAAGTAGTGAGGACTTGTCCATAGTTCATCCATAATACCAGATTCATAAGTCGGTATCGCAGAAGCATTGCGATTATGAATAATGGCTTCCATGAATCCCCACATTGTATTTCCAGCAAAAAAAGTGACAAATTTTGTTGGGAAACGTGATCGTATTGCCTTAATAAAATGCTCTGGTAGATACGATTCTATATGTATCAAAACATCATATATAACTGGCTCTTCCAGTGTTGGGTCTAAACTATTAAGTTCAACTAAAGGTGTATCATCTTGTAATTCTCGTTGGTTTTTGAGAGACTCTTCCAAGCAATTGTCTGAGACTAATACGTATGAGATCTCATATTCAGCAATTGAACGAAATAAGGCAACTAAGTAATAAGTATTTTGTTCTAATCCATTAGTGAATTTTGTTTGGATACCTTTATATTTAGGTATAACAAAACCAATTTTAATTTTACTCATAAATAAATTACTGTACTGAAACTTGTAAATATAAAATACTGTACTGGCTAAATAACAGTAAGTAAGTAATTTAATTGATTAAACATTGCAGAAATCCTCTGAGATGAAAAAGATTAGAGTGAAGACTTTGGATAGAAAAAATCGCCTTTTCCAAGATCTAACCTAGAATCTCTCTTTATTTGGTTTTTTGAATTTAGTTTTTGGGAGCTTTATTGTTTAAAGTTCAAATCTTCTCTCTATTAAAAATCATCAATTAGATTTGTAAATTTTAAAATCAGAACTGATTAGTCAGGAAAAAACACTGGTCTACGATAGATTGATTTTGGTTAATGTGAAGAGATTAGAACTAGGAAAATGGAGAAAAAGCCTGCAATTGTAAATTTTAGATTAGATAATCATCATCTAAATTATTTGATCTACAGGCTTTTTAATCGATATTTGTCAGATATCTACCATTGGATAGACAAACCAGCAGCAGCACCAAAAGTATCTTTGTTCAAACCAAATCCAATACCAGTGTTGAAAATCACTTGAGTGCCAGGACTATTGGGATCTGTAAATGAGAACGTTCCACTAATAGCAATTGATTGTTGGTTTTTAAAGGTACCGAATGCAACGCCAACTCCGTAACGCTTACCAGGAGCTAGTCCTTTAGTAAGACTAGATAAGGCAAGTGCAATTGCAATACCAGAACTGTTTTCTTCGATTTCATCAAACGCTTCATTGATCAAAGCACGATTTTCAGCAATGTTTGCACTGTTAGTGGCAATGTTGCTGCTATTCGTACTGATATTAGTACTGTTAGTGGCAATGTTGCTGCTATTCGTACTGATATTAGTACTGTTAGTGGCAATGTTGCTGCTATTCGTACTGATATTAGTACTGTTAGTGGCAATGTTGCTGCTGTTCGCTGTGATGTTTGTACTGAGTGCCGTAATGTTCGAGCTATTAGCGGTGATGTTCGAAGAATTCGCTGTGATGTTCGAAGAATTGGCCGTGATGTTCGAGCTATTAGCCGTGATGTTCGAAGAATTGGCCGTGATGTTCGAGCTATTAGCCGTGATGTTCGAAGAGTTGGCCGTAATATTCGAGCTATTAGCCGTGATGTTCGAAGNNNNNNNNNNNNNNNNNNNNNNNNNNNNNNNNNNNNNNNNNNNNNNNNNNNNNNNNNNNNNNNNNNNNNNNNNNNNNNNNNNNNNNNNNNNNNNNNNNNNTCGAAGAATTGGCCGTAATGTTCGAAGAATTGGCCGTAATATTCGAGCTATTAGCGGTGATGTTCGAAGAGTTGGCCGTAATATTCGAGCTATTAGCGGTGATGTTCGAAGAATTGGCCGTGATGTTCGAAGAATTCGCTGTGATGTTCGAGCTATTAGCCGTGATGTTCGAAGAGTTGGCCGTAATATTCGAGCTATTAGCCGTGATGTTCGAAGAATTGGCCGTAATGTTCGAGCTATTAGCGGTGATGTTCGAAGAATTGGTACTAATTCTAGTAACAACAGCCCCGCCATCGGTTAACAGTTGATCAGTATCTGGATCATAAAAAATGATTTCATCATTATCCACATCAGCTGTAGCATCATCGCCTAAACCCGGAAGAAAGTAATCACTTGCTCCAGCTGCACCAACAACAACCTCATTGGCACCAGCTGTGACTCCTGAACCAATGGCAATACCGTTCACTCCAGTTACGGAAGAACCTTGTCCAATGGCTACACCTTGATCCCCTGCTCCTGAAGCAGAAGCCCCTTCTCCAATTACAGTAGCGTTTTCGGCTCCAGCCGCAATATTTGTATTTGCACCTATTGCCGTACCATTATTACCTCGTGCGTTTGCATCAAAGCCCAGAGACGTTGCGTTTGAGTTGCCGCCAGTATTTCCTGCATTCGCTTCAGCACCAATTGCCGTATTTTGCGTGCCACCAGTTGGAGCTGTGGCATTAAAACCAACGGCTGTTGAGTTCTCTCCTCTTGCATCACTTTGACTACCAACAGCTGTTGCTTGAACTGCATCTGCCGTTGAATTTCGACCAAGAGCTGTAGCATCCTCTTGGTTAGCTAGAGAACTCTGACCAACAGCAGTCGTATCTAAAGCACTAGCCTCTGAATCTTGGCCAATAGCTGTTGCATTATCAGCTGTAGCTCCTGAATTCCGTCCAACAGCTGTGGCTCTAGCTCCTGTTGCCTGAGCCCCCCTGCCAATAGCTGTTGCGGAACCTCCATTAGCAGTAGCACCAATACCACAAGCTAAATTCGTATCCGTATTATTAGCTGCGCCACCTGTAGTATCAGTTCCATCGGTGGCTGTTCCGTCCCCATTAGTATCGAGAAGACAAACTTCAGCTTGGGCTGGTTTACTCGAAGGCAGAATCACCCCCGATAGAGCTAACATCAAAGTTAGAGCCGGGCTGGCGATCAGAGTAAACCGAAATTAAATTTGTGGCTTCATGGTGAATACTTAGGCAGAAAAAATTACGTGTTGTCGAAGGTTTTGATGCAGTGATTGGCGCTTCAAATATCTTTGAAGATAGTTTACCTAGCGCAGAGAAAGAATTTCTTATATCGCAATGGGGTTAAACAAATACAGCTATTTTCATATTAATGATGCAAAGTTGTCATATTCATATAAACCAAGTTAATTCTGCATTAGATTTAAGATAAATGCAATCATTGTACGAACAAGCTCAAAATATTGATTTTATGGATGCGAGTTGCCTTTAGCCAAAAATCTGTTGACAGGCTAGTTTTCTTGCAGATCATAGATGTGTTTTGCTTAATAGATTATGTAAACACAAAAACTTTTATGTTTCACTCCTACTGGATAGGATAGTGTCATGCTTCCTTTTTCACTTTAATTGTTTCTAACATTTGCAATAGTAAAAACATTCCTTGAACTAAGTTGCGACAAACGAGTTGTCAGAGTTCTAAAAGTTTTCTTTAAAGATGAATAAAGTCCGTAAAGTCTTCACACTTTAATACAATTTTGATCTAGCATATTCTGATCAAAAAGTATTTCATCAAGCATTAGTCGCTATTTCTGTTGTTTTTCGCTTTTGTTCGGAACACTTAAATTGCAGGTGTCTCATATAATCAAATTTTGGAAAACACTACATAACAGAAGGATAGGTAATGGGTAAGATTGCGTGGCTTTTTCCGGGGCAGGGTTCTCAGGCGGTAGGCATGGGAGCAGATTTAGTGGAGCATCCGCTTGCTAAGGTAAGGTTTGCTGAGGCAGAGAACATTTTAGGATGGTCTGTTCTCGATAAATGCCAAGGTGACGAGACGGAATTATCCCGCACTCTTTATACTCAGCCTTGTTTGTACGTTGTCGAGGCTATTTTGTGTGATATGTACCGGGAAAAAGCTGGTGATGTTGATTTTGTTGCGGGTCACAGTCTTGGGGAATATGTCGCTCTCTATGGGGCGGGTGTTTATGATTTTGCGGCCGGCCTTAAGCTGGTTCAAAAGCGTGCGCAGCTAATGGATCAAGCTTCTGGTGGCAAAATGGCGGCAATGATGAAGTTTAATCGTGAAGAACTCACTGCAAAAATCGAAGCGACTGATGGGGTAACCCTCGCGAATGACAATAGTGAACAGCAGGTGGTGATTTCTGGTACGCCTGAGGCGGTAGATGAGGTGATGAACAATGTGAAAGCAAAACGGGCGATCGCCCTCAATGTTTCCGGTGCATTCCACTCACCGTTTATGGCAGAAGCATCAGAGCAATTCAACACAGTACTCGCCGATATTGAGTTTCAAGATGCCAAAATTCCCGTTTTGTCTAATGTTGACCCACAGCCAGAAACGGATGCTAGTGCCTTAAAGGCTCGCCTTGAAAAGCAAATGACAGGTTCTGTGCGCTGGCTTGAAATTATGAATACACTCAACGATCTTGATGTTTCAGAAGCCGTAGAAATTGGCCCCGGAAAAGTTTTAACGGGTTTAATTAAGCGTACTTGCAAGGACATGACAACGAAAAATATCGATACCCTCGAAAAGATTGGTTGAATTTAACTGCTAACTAAAAAAGGGCGCTTCGCGAAGTGCCCCTACGGAAATTATTTAAGATCCTGACAGATCAGATTACTCTAAGCTGGCCATGCCGTCAGCGTAGAGCTTGCGGGCATAATCAGTCCAAGTACCCTGTCCCCAGTAACGGAAACAGCTAGTTTCCACAAGCATTAAATATAGCAACGAGCGTTGATAGGCTTCAGTTTTGGTGACGCTTGGATCTTCTGCAACCAGACGATCATACTTTTCGTGGAACTTGGCACTCAGTTCGTTCATGGGCTCAAGGACATTTTCATAGCCCTTCACCCAACTCAAATCGTTAGTCCAAGATGCGCCATCCATATGGAATTGGTGGTCGTTGGCGTTGAGGTCGGCGATCGCCGCTTCCACTTTTTCAGTTGTGGCAGACGTAGGATCAACAAGATTCCAAATTTTAGACTGACCAACGGCCTGACAAACCGGATAATCCGCTTCAGTAATACCAGCCGCATCAAGCAGCTCAAGGTATTCAGTGCCATTAAAACCAACAACACTGCTGTCATTTTTAATCTCGTGCCAAGCAGGATTGTAACCACCGGGAAACTCATTCATCATCACGCCACCATTTTCACCGTCGGCGATTTGGCTGACAAGA from [Limnothrix rosea] IAM M-220 includes:
- a CDS encoding DUF2827 family protein, with the protein product MSKIKIGFVIPKYKGIQTKFTNGLEQNTYYLVALFRSIAEYEISYVLVSDNCLEESLKNQRELQDDTPLVELNSLDPTLEEPVIYDVLIHIESYLPEHFIKAIRSRFPTKFVTFFAGNTMWGFMEAIIHNRNASAIPTYESGIMDELWTSPHYFYQKTFLETLTKSPVMIIPYLYEPWFLQKLENSRKEQNSNFSSYYCTSTRKNIGILEPNISVTKNAVIPACIIEQLYCINKELFEERAVLIYGADHLVKHRSFQRLFGYFKSKSLFTANPRFTIVDILHYNCDFIISHQHSNELNYLYLDALYYNIPLIHNSDMLKDYGYYYPDFDIRKGAQALKNALENHNSYIEAYDSSAKKALYQFSTRNQQNIDGYKNLIRSLLAK
- the fabD gene encoding ACP S-malonyltransferase, translating into MGKIAWLFPGQGSQAVGMGADLVEHPLAKVRFAEAENILGWSVLDKCQGDETELSRTLYTQPCLYVVEAILCDMYREKAGDVDFVAGHSLGEYVALYGAGVYDFAAGLKLVQKRAQLMDQASGGKMAAMMKFNREELTAKIEATDGVTLANDNSEQQVVISGTPEAVDEVMNNVKAKRAIALNVSGAFHSPFMAEASEQFNTVLADIEFQDAKIPVLSNVDPQPETDASALKARLEKQMTGSVRWLEIMNTLNDLDVSEAVEIGPGKVLTGLIKRTCKDMTTKNIDTLEKIG
- a CDS encoding YadA-like family protein — encoded protein: MINEAFDEIEENSSGIAIALALSSLTKGLAPGKRYGVGVAFGTFKNQQSIAISGTFSFTDPNSPGTQVIFNTGIGFGLNKDTFGAAAGLSIQW
- a CDS encoding DUF2827 family protein, with amino-acid sequence MNKIKIGFVVSKYQGLNTKFNSGLEQNTYYLVSLLRSIPEYEVSYVLVSDSCLDESIQNQNQLNDDTPLVELKALDPKLNNPVQYDVLIHAESYLPENFIKAIKERFSTKFVNLLVGIVMWGLMEDIIYNIKDRYVGALPMYAPGIIDEQWINPQHAYHKEYVETLTKSNVAILPYIYEPWFLQKLENLRKKNNPDFDPQYSPESDKHIGILEANINLVKNAVIPVSIVESLYSQDKKALKRKTVRIYCSNNLRERQAFQHLFNYFEGKSLFTSEARFAVPDILHFDCDFIVSHQHLCSLNYLYLDALYYNIPLIHNSDTLKEYGYYYPNFDVKKGAEALKEALENHDSRLEEYAKQAAKALNKFSVSNKRNINGYKKIINKLIA